One part of the Podarcis muralis chromosome 3, rPodMur119.hap1.1, whole genome shotgun sequence genome encodes these proteins:
- the LOC114593894 gene encoding uncharacterized protein LOC114593894 isoform X1 translates to MGIEPATLALLAPCSNQLSYLCTIPFRLHPSRFCVKRERYICQSRNEIGVHMFARRNPSQLGIFLHHFCGRRPKNYKELKAKHTSSILASQPCEIGNFFENKDIHTLIRSGKAFPNCAAENLTLLQRAN, encoded by the exons atggggatcgaaccagcaaccttggcattattagcaccgtgctctaaccagctgagctacctATGCACAATCCCTTTCCGCCTCCACCCCTCCAGGTTTTGTGTGAAGAGGGAAAGGTACATATGCCAGTCCAGAAATGAGATTGGTGTACATATGTTTGCACGCAGGAACCCAAGTCAACTAGGCATCTTTCTTCACCACTTCTGTGGAAGACGACCAAAAAACTACAAG GAACTCAAGGCGAAACACACTTCCTCCATTTTAGcttcacaaccctgtgag ATTGGTAACTTctttgaaaataaggacattcatACATTGATCCGATCAGGAAAAGCATTCCCTAACTGCGC GGCTGAAAATTTGACCCTCCTGCAAAGAGCAAACTAA
- the HMGN3 gene encoding high mobility group nucleosome-binding domain-containing protein 3 isoform X3, translating to MWKQPGNKSPEGAEGKDAAKLTKQEPTRRSARLSAKPAPPKPEPKPRKTTKKEPGAKASKGAKGKKDEKQEAAKEGTAPSENGESNTEEVQRTESVDDKCV from the exons ATGTGGAAGCAACCAGGGAATAAG TCTCCAGAGGGTGCTGAAGGCAAGGATGCCGCGAAACTAACAAAACAAGAG CCAACAAGACGATCTGCAAGATTGTCAGCT AAACCAGCTCCACCAAAACCTGAGCCTAAGCCAAGAAAAACCACTAAg AAGGAACCCGGAGCAAAGGCCAGCAAAGGTGCTAAGGGGAAGAAGGATGaaaagcaggaagcagcaaaggAAGGTACTGCACCGTCTGAAAATGGTGAAAGTAACACTGAAGAG gtaCAGAGAACTGAATCAGTAGATGACAAGTGCGTGTGA
- the HMGN3 gene encoding high mobility group nucleosome-binding domain-containing protein 3 isoform X2 — protein MWKQPGNKSPEGAEGKDAAKLTKQEPTRRSARLSAKPAPPKPEPKPRKTTKKEPGAKASKGAKGKKDEKQEAAKEGTAPSENGESNTEEIRISRSTVSVSASRGAPPSTLSVKGQIETVKVQGTEN, from the exons ATGTGGAAGCAACCAGGGAATAAG TCTCCAGAGGGTGCTGAAGGCAAGGATGCCGCGAAACTAACAAAACAAGAG CCAACAAGACGATCTGCAAGATTGTCAGCT AAACCAGCTCCACCAAAACCTGAGCCTAAGCCAAGAAAAACCACTAAg AAGGAACCCGGAGCAAAGGCCAGCAAAGGTGCTAAGGGGAAGAAGGATGaaaagcaggaagcagcaaaggAAGGTACTGCACCGTCTGAAAATGGTGAAAGTAACACTGAAGAG ATCCGCATCTCTCGCTCCACTGTTAGTGTTTCAGCATCCAGAGGTGCCCCACCCAGCACACTGTCAGTAAAAGGGCAGATTGAAACAGTGAAAGTTCAGG gtaCAGAGAACTGA
- the HMGN3 gene encoding high mobility group nucleosome-binding domain-containing protein 3 isoform X1: MWKQPGNKSPEGAEGKDAAKLTKQEPTRRSARLSAKPAPPKPEPKPRKTTKKEPGAKASKGAKGKKDEKQEAAKEGTAPSENGESNTEEIRISRSTVSVSASRGAPPSTLSVKGQIETVKVQGTVEQSA, from the exons ATGTGGAAGCAACCAGGGAATAAG TCTCCAGAGGGTGCTGAAGGCAAGGATGCCGCGAAACTAACAAAACAAGAG CCAACAAGACGATCTGCAAGATTGTCAGCT AAACCAGCTCCACCAAAACCTGAGCCTAAGCCAAGAAAAACCACTAAg AAGGAACCCGGAGCAAAGGCCAGCAAAGGTGCTAAGGGGAAGAAGGATGaaaagcaggaagcagcaaaggAAGGTACTGCACCGTCTGAAAATGGTGAAAGTAACACTGAAGAG ATCCGCATCTCTCGCTCCACTGTTAGTGTTTCAGCATCCAGAGGTGCCCCACCCAGCACACTGTCAGTAAAAGGGCAGATTGAAACAGTGAAAGTTCAGGGTACGGTAGAGCAATCTGCATGA
- the LOC114593894 gene encoding uncharacterized protein LOC114593894 isoform X2 — MGIEPATLALLAPCSNQLSYLCTIPFRLHPSRFCVKRERYICQSRNEIGVHMFARRNPSQLGIFLHHFCGRRPKNYKELKAKHTSSILASQPCEIGNFFENKDIHTLIRSGKAFPNCACNPQNVAPA, encoded by the exons atggggatcgaaccagcaaccttggcattattagcaccgtgctctaaccagctgagctacctATGCACAATCCCTTTCCGCCTCCACCCCTCCAGGTTTTGTGTGAAGAGGGAAAGGTACATATGCCAGTCCAGAAATGAGATTGGTGTACATATGTTTGCACGCAGGAACCCAAGTCAACTAGGCATCTTTCTTCACCACTTCTGTGGAAGACGACCAAAAAACTACAAG GAACTCAAGGCGAAACACACTTCCTCCATTTTAGcttcacaaccctgtgag ATTGGTAACTTctttgaaaataaggacattcatACATTGATCCGATCAGGAAAAGCATTCCCTAACTGCGC ATGCAATCCCCAGAACGTAGCCCCTGCGTAA
- the LOC114593894 gene encoding uncharacterized protein LOC114593894 isoform X3 — MDCSSREELKAKHTSSILASQPCEIGNFFENKDIHTLIRSGKAFPNCASHCVISYTNVSCTHLLSSTLALNGPLYRR, encoded by the exons ATGGATTGTTCCAGTAGAGAG GAACTCAAGGCGAAACACACTTCCTCCATTTTAGcttcacaaccctgtgag ATTGGTAACTTctttgaaaataaggacattcatACATTGATCCGATCAGGAAAAGCATTCCCTAACTGCGC GTCACACTGTGTCATCTCTTATACAAACGTATCCTGCACCCACCTGCTATCATCTACACTGGCACTAAATGGACCCTTGTATAGGCGTTAA